The following proteins come from a genomic window of Crassostrea angulata isolate pt1a10 chromosome 1, ASM2561291v2, whole genome shotgun sequence:
- the LOC128167707 gene encoding complement C1q-like protein 4 — MHRICVFVALCLYAAYGYESCDQKIMEDTICSLCSQRKGSEQQEAGRQVAFFVYMSQNVLINTISKYKTFVYDRVETNVGNGFNVQTGNFTAPESGVYVFHTTTAAFDKSHSTIEIVANGQVKDITWADAMDHNDRAVASSMTVLSLTGGDVVYVRVGLLFAGNYLESNQYTRMSFSGFKLA, encoded by the exons ATGCACAGAATCTGTGTTTTCGTCGCTCTTTGTCTGTACGCTGCGTATGGATATGAATCATGTGACCAGAAGATAATGGAGGACACAATTTGTAGTCTTTGTAGTCAGCGTAAAGGAAGTGAGCAACAGGAAGCAG GTCGGCAGGTTGCCTTTTTTGTCTACATGTCCCAAAATGTTTTGATCAACACAATTTCCAAATACAAAACATTCGTCTACGATCGAGTTGAAACCAATGTTGGAAACGGCTTTAACGTGCAAACGGGTAACTTCACTGCGCCAGAAAGCGGGGTCTATGTGTTCCATACAACCACGGCCGCATTCGACAAATCTCACAGTACCATAGAGATCGTTGCCAATGGTCAGGTGAAAGACATCACGTGGGCTGACGCCATGGATCACAATGACAGGGCAGTCGCCTCCTCAATGACCGTCCTAAGTCTGACGGGAGGGGACGTCGTTTATGTCCGGGTGGGTTTATTATTTGCGGGAAATTATCTGGAGAGTAATCAATACACAAGAATGAGTTTCTCTGGATTCAAACTGGCGTAA